Genomic window (Fluviispira vulneris):
TTTTTGCTGCCCAAAAAGTTCTAAAAATTAATCCAAATGTTATATTTAAAGTCGTTGGCACAGGTGACCTTCTCCCCTCTATGAAACAACTCATTTGGGAACTGGGAATAGATAAGAATTTTATTTTTTCAGGTTTTCTAAATGCTGAAGGTGTGCAAAATGTTTTAAATGACTCAAGTTTATTTGTCATGCCAAGCGTCTCTGAACCTTTTGGCATTGTTGCTCTTGAAGCTATTGCAAAAAATATACCTGTTATTATTTCTAAACAGTCTGGTGTTTCCGAAGTGTTAAATCATGCTATGAAAGTTGACTTTTGGGACACCGATCTCATGGCTGATAGAATTCTGAGTATTTTAAAGTATAAACCCATTCGCAATGAACTTGTTGAAAACTCATTAAAAGATCTTTCACATAGAACTTGGAAACACTCAGCTCAAACGCTTATAAATGCATACAGTGATTTTCATTGAAAGGAAATAAAATGGTTGCTTTGTGTTTTTATTTTGAAGTGCATCAGCCTTTTCGTATTAATCATTATAGAATAAAAGATATTGGTGAGCATAAAAATTACTTTAATTCTGATTCTAACCAGGTAATTTTTGAAAAAGTTGCAAAAAAATGTTATTGGCCAGCAGGTTTATTAATTGCCTCACTGCTAAAGCGATATCCAACCAGTTTTAAAGTAACATTCTCATTGTCAGGAACTTTTTTAGCCCAGTGTGAAGAATATGATCCTAAATTACTTGAACTATATCAAGATATATTATCTCTCAAAAATGCAGAAATTATTTGTGAAACGTCTCATCACAGTTTATCAGCATTGATCGATGAAGAAGAATTTTTTGCCCAAATTGATCTACACAAAAAAAATATTAAAAAACTTTTTGATCGAGAAGTCTCAGCATTCCGCAACACAGAACTTATATATTCTAACAATATTGGAAAACTGATAGAGAAAGCTGGTTTTAACACTTGCCTTGTTGAAGGATGGGATCCCTTTATTCCACAGGGTTGGAATCCGCACCACGTGTTTCATCATCCCGAAAAGCAAAATTTAAAATTATTACCTAAAAGTTATAAGCTTTCTGATGACTTAGCCTTTCGCTTTTCAAACCGTGGGTGGGAATCATGGCCTCTGACACCTGAAAAATATCATGCTTGGTTTGAAAAACTCTTGGATGGCACACATGAGTTTGTTGGATTATTTATGGATTATGAAACCTTTGGAGAGCATCAATGGGCCGACACAGGTATTTTTGAATTCCTTGAAAACTTTATCAGCAATATGACCTTAGACAAACGTTTCGAATTTTTAACAGTATCAGAAGTTTCACAAAAATTTTCTGCTCAGGCTCCTCTTGATATCGATAGACCGCTGAGTTGGGCCGATACAGAACGTGATATATCCGCATGGCTTGGGAATCGTATACAAGAAGATGCATTCGCAAAAGTTTACAGCTTAAAGAAACAAATCAGTTCCCTTAAAGATGATTCATTAACCGAAGAGTGG
Coding sequences:
- a CDS encoding glycoside hydrolase family 57 protein, yielding MVALCFYFEVHQPFRINHYRIKDIGEHKNYFNSDSNQVIFEKVAKKCYWPAGLLIASLLKRYPTSFKVTFSLSGTFLAQCEEYDPKLLELYQDILSLKNAEIICETSHHSLSALIDEEEFFAQIDLHKKNIKKLFDREVSAFRNTELIYSNNIGKLIEKAGFNTCLVEGWDPFIPQGWNPHHVFHHPEKQNLKLLPKSYKLSDDLAFRFSNRGWESWPLTPEKYHAWFEKLLDGTHEFVGLFMDYETFGEHQWADTGIFEFLENFISNMTLDKRFEFLTVSEVSQKFSAQAPLDIDRPLSWADTERDISAWLGNRIQEDAFAKVYSLKKQISSLKDDSLTEEWRRLLTSDHFYYMCIKWSNDGDVHKYFSPFESPYEAYLDYVNILEDFELKCAEKIKEKELTKNNVLIQAYGHIGENAACPKTIQASSPQPISSPVLVKMDN